A genomic window from Pyxicephalus adspersus chromosome 2, UCB_Pads_2.0, whole genome shotgun sequence includes:
- the NFYB gene encoding nuclear transcription factor Y subunit beta isoform X3 codes for MEPVSHGMMDGDNATTDTSQLGISADYIGGSHYVIQPHDGDTEDSLNDPDDTNGSKETFREQDIYLPIANVARIMKNAIPQTGKIAKDAKECVQECVSEFISFITSEASERCHQEKRKTINGEDILFAMSTLGFDSYVEPLKLYLQKFREAMKGEKGLGGTVTTADGLGEELSEEAFTGQIPAGLITTDGQQQNVMVYTTSYQQISGVQQIQFS; via the exons ATGGAGCCGGTCTCACATGGAATG ATGGACGGTGATAACGCTACAACAGATACATCCCAGTTAGGAATTTCTGCAGACTACATTGGAGGAAGTCATTATGTTATTCAACCACATGATG GGGACACAGAAGACAGCCTAAATGATCCAGATGACACAAATGGCTCTAAAGAGACTTTCAGAGAACAAGATATTTATCTGCCAATCGCCAATGTGGCAAGGATAATGAAAAATGCCATACCACAAACAGGAAAA ATAGCAAAAGATGCCAAGGAATGTGTACAGGAATGTGTCAGTGAATTCATAAGCTTTATCACATCTGAAGCCAGCGAAAGGTGTCATCAGGAGAAGCGAAAAACCATCAACGGAGAAGACATTTTATTTGCCATGTCCACCCTAGGCTTTGATAGCTATGTGGAACCATTAAAACTGTACCTTCAGAAATTCAGAGAG gcaaTGAAAGGTGAAAAGGGCCTCGGTGGCACTGTCACAACAGCCGATGGTCTTGGAGAGGAGCTCTCAGAGGAAGCCTTTA CAGGCCAAATACCAGCAGGCTTGATAACTACAGATGGGCAACAGCAAAATGTTATGGTCTATACAACCTCATATCAACAG ATATCAGGTGTTCAACAAATCCAGTTCTCCTGA
- the NFYB gene encoding nuclear transcription factor Y subunit beta isoform X2 yields the protein MDGDNATTDTSQLGISADYIGGSHYVIQPHDGDTEDSLNDPDDTNGSKETFREQDIYLPIANVARIMKNAIPQTGKIAKDAKECVQECVSEFISFITSEASERCHQEKRKTINGEDILFAMSTLGFDSYVEPLKLYLQKFREAMKGEKGLGGTVTTADGLGEELSEEAFSQIPAGLITTDGQQQNVMVYTTSYQQISGVQQIQFS from the exons ATGGACGGTGATAACGCTACAACAGATACATCCCAGTTAGGAATTTCTGCAGACTACATTGGAGGAAGTCATTATGTTATTCAACCACATGATG GGGACACAGAAGACAGCCTAAATGATCCAGATGACACAAATGGCTCTAAAGAGACTTTCAGAGAACAAGATATTTATCTGCCAATCGCCAATGTGGCAAGGATAATGAAAAATGCCATACCACAAACAGGAAAA ATAGCAAAAGATGCCAAGGAATGTGTACAGGAATGTGTCAGTGAATTCATAAGCTTTATCACATCTGAAGCCAGCGAAAGGTGTCATCAGGAGAAGCGAAAAACCATCAACGGAGAAGACATTTTATTTGCCATGTCCACCCTAGGCTTTGATAGCTATGTGGAACCATTAAAACTGTACCTTCAGAAATTCAGAGAG gcaaTGAAAGGTGAAAAGGGCCTCGGTGGCACTGTCACAACAGCCGATGGTCTTGGAGAGGAGCTCTCAGAGGAAGCCTTTA GCCAAATACCAGCAGGCTTGATAACTACAGATGGGCAACAGCAAAATGTTATGGTCTATACAACCTCATATCAACAG ATATCAGGTGTTCAACAAATCCAGTTCTCCTGA
- the NFYB gene encoding nuclear transcription factor Y subunit beta isoform X1, with protein MDGDNATTDTSQLGISADYIGGSHYVIQPHDGDTEDSLNDPDDTNGSKETFREQDIYLPIANVARIMKNAIPQTGKIAKDAKECVQECVSEFISFITSEASERCHQEKRKTINGEDILFAMSTLGFDSYVEPLKLYLQKFREAMKGEKGLGGTVTTADGLGEELSEEAFTGQIPAGLITTDGQQQNVMVYTTSYQQISGVQQIQFS; from the exons ATGGACGGTGATAACGCTACAACAGATACATCCCAGTTAGGAATTTCTGCAGACTACATTGGAGGAAGTCATTATGTTATTCAACCACATGATG GGGACACAGAAGACAGCCTAAATGATCCAGATGACACAAATGGCTCTAAAGAGACTTTCAGAGAACAAGATATTTATCTGCCAATCGCCAATGTGGCAAGGATAATGAAAAATGCCATACCACAAACAGGAAAA ATAGCAAAAGATGCCAAGGAATGTGTACAGGAATGTGTCAGTGAATTCATAAGCTTTATCACATCTGAAGCCAGCGAAAGGTGTCATCAGGAGAAGCGAAAAACCATCAACGGAGAAGACATTTTATTTGCCATGTCCACCCTAGGCTTTGATAGCTATGTGGAACCATTAAAACTGTACCTTCAGAAATTCAGAGAG gcaaTGAAAGGTGAAAAGGGCCTCGGTGGCACTGTCACAACAGCCGATGGTCTTGGAGAGGAGCTCTCAGAGGAAGCCTTTA CAGGCCAAATACCAGCAGGCTTGATAACTACAGATGGGCAACAGCAAAATGTTATGGTCTATACAACCTCATATCAACAG ATATCAGGTGTTCAACAAATCCAGTTCTCCTGA